The Pseudolabrys sp. FHR47 genome contains a region encoding:
- a CDS encoding DUF4118 domain-containing protein has product MNRADALVTTARPGRGYLANMAGTNKGRQGIWAGGLKRTVRARDMPTAISLTSLRRELRSLLLTLGLVGIATVFALGVIWYLGLTRVSIIYLVPVLIAALRWGLVAALFASACGVAANAFLVLPPLFSFRIDSSHDLVSLLIQAIVAVTVSQLASRLKRELEHSRQREIDLRDLYDFSRRIAVAFDVAEIQAAIEDHLTTVIQREVLLFASARDAAIAAEKRAGATVPQHVYARIAAIDASDAEGKTNPAAASVMAGDEEIWLVRAVSPKSPEFGVVAVNLGHPSQGNIDDMRVRVDAVLADATATLDRLGIAQAINEARMRAETDQLRDALIGSVSHELRTPLASILGAATVLSTAPALAAEPKLRALALDVRSEAERLNSEIQNLIDATRISSDTVKPRMEWADPADILDTALESCRKRLAQHKLTLNLPQDLPLIHVDPVLVKQALVQVFDNAAKYSPPGSTITVAARARDGRMILNVSDEGAGLTAAELPRIWDRFARGGRTATETSGSGLGLWIARSFIDANGGKMNAVSDGLGRGTTMAIELPVAQAAVYPTESDRDE; this is encoded by the coding sequence ATGAATCGGGCTGACGCCCTCGTCACGACGGCCCGGCCGGGCCGGGGCTATCTAGCCAACATGGCCGGGACAAACAAGGGGCGGCAGGGTATATGGGCAGGGGGGCTTAAGAGAACCGTCCGCGCAAGGGACATGCCGACTGCCATTTCGCTAACCAGCCTGCGCCGGGAATTGCGGAGCCTCCTGTTAACGCTGGGCCTCGTCGGCATCGCGACGGTGTTCGCCCTCGGCGTCATCTGGTACCTCGGGCTGACCCGCGTCTCCATTATCTACCTTGTTCCAGTCCTCATCGCGGCTCTTCGCTGGGGCCTGGTGGCGGCGCTGTTCGCGTCGGCCTGCGGCGTAGCCGCTAACGCCTTCCTTGTCCTTCCACCACTCTTTTCGTTCCGAATCGACAGTTCGCATGACCTCGTCAGCCTCCTGATTCAAGCTATCGTCGCCGTGACGGTGAGCCAGCTCGCGAGCCGCCTCAAACGGGAACTCGAGCATTCGCGCCAGCGCGAGATCGACCTGCGCGACCTTTACGACTTCTCGCGGCGCATCGCCGTCGCCTTCGACGTCGCCGAAATCCAGGCAGCAATCGAGGATCACCTCACCACGGTCATTCAGCGCGAGGTGCTCCTTTTCGCCAGCGCACGCGACGCGGCGATCGCCGCCGAAAAACGTGCCGGCGCAACCGTACCGCAACATGTCTATGCCCGGATCGCGGCCATCGACGCGTCGGATGCCGAAGGCAAAACGAATCCCGCCGCCGCCAGCGTCATGGCCGGCGATGAAGAAATTTGGCTGGTACGGGCGGTTTCGCCCAAGAGTCCCGAATTCGGCGTCGTCGCCGTCAATCTCGGGCATCCGTCTCAGGGCAATATTGATGACATGCGGGTCCGCGTCGACGCCGTGCTCGCCGATGCCACCGCCACGCTCGACCGCCTCGGCATCGCTCAGGCGATCAACGAAGCACGCATGCGCGCGGAAACCGACCAATTGCGCGATGCGCTGATCGGGTCGGTGAGCCACGAACTGCGCACACCGCTCGCCTCGATCCTGGGCGCCGCCACCGTTCTGAGCACCGCCCCGGCGCTGGCCGCCGAGCCGAAACTGCGGGCGTTGGCGCTGGACGTGCGCTCCGAGGCGGAACGGCTCAACAGCGAGATCCAGAATCTCATCGACGCCACGCGCATTTCCAGCGATACCGTCAAGCCGCGCATGGAATGGGCCGACCCCGCAGACATTCTCGACACCGCGCTGGAAAGTTGCCGGAAAAGGCTGGCCCAGCACAAACTCACGCTCAACCTGCCGCAGGATCTGCCCCTCATTCACGTCGACCCGGTGCTGGTGAAGCAAGCGCTCGTGCAAGTGTTCGACAATGCCGCGAAATATTCGCCGCCCGGTTCGACCATCACGGTGGCGGCGCGCGCCCGCGACGGCCGCATGATTCTCAATGTCAGCGACGAAGGCGCGGGTCTCACCGCGGCCGAGCTACCGCGCATCTGGGATCGCTTCGCGCGCGGCGGGCGGACAGCAACGGAGACCAGCGGTTCGGGGCTCGGCCTCTGGATCGCAAGATCCTTTATCGACGCCAATGGCGGTAAAATGAACGCTGTCAGCGACGGCCTTGGCCGAGGCACGACGATGGCGATCGAATTGCCGGTGGCTCAGGCCGCCGTCTATCCAACGGAAAGCGACCGCGATGAGTGA
- a CDS encoding response regulator, whose translation MSEVSPIVLIVDDEVQIRRFLRTGFELNGFVVHESGTGAEAIRAAAMRPIDIVIVDLGLPDMDGAEVVTRLRSWSTVPIIVLSVRSAETQKVQLLEMGADDYVVKPFGIAELLARVRVALRRQSRAASGEPSVTIGPLTIDLAARTVTLNGQRLTLTPKEYRLLQVLAQHAGNVVTHQHLLKEVWGSVHVQDTHYLRIFVRKLRQKIEPTPDSPKILVTELGVGYRLAHAAEAENGAAAPVTAG comes from the coding sequence ATGAGTGAAGTTTCGCCTATCGTACTGATTGTCGACGACGAGGTTCAGATCCGCCGCTTCCTGCGCACCGGCTTTGAACTCAACGGCTTTGTCGTACACGAGTCCGGTACCGGCGCCGAGGCGATCCGCGCCGCGGCGATGCGGCCGATCGATATCGTGATCGTCGATCTTGGGCTCCCCGACATGGATGGCGCCGAGGTGGTCACACGCCTGCGTTCCTGGTCGACAGTGCCGATCATCGTGCTGTCGGTGCGCTCGGCCGAAACGCAGAAGGTGCAACTCCTCGAAATGGGCGCCGACGATTACGTGGTGAAGCCCTTCGGCATCGCCGAGTTGCTCGCCCGCGTGCGCGTTGCGCTGCGCCGGCAGTCACGCGCGGCGTCCGGCGAGCCGTCGGTGACAATTGGGCCACTGACCATCGATCTCGCTGCGCGCACCGTGACCCTCAACGGACAGCGCCTGACGCTGACGCCGAAGGAATATCGCTTGCTCCAGGTGCTGGCGCAGCATGCCGGTAACGTGGTTACCCATCAGCATCTGCTGAAGGAAGTGTGGGGCTCGGTCCATGTTCAGGACACACATTACCTGCGCATCTTCGTGCGCAAGCTGCGGCAGAAGATCGAGCCAACGCCGGATTCGCCGAAAATCCTGGTGACCGAGCTGGGCGTCGGCTACCGGCTGGCGCATGCCGCCGAGGCGGAGAACGGAGCGGCGGCCCCGGTGACGGCGGGGTGA
- a CDS encoding GNAT family N-acetyltransferase, whose protein sequence is MIDRAFLARIRIEPLDRKKHDRAAFSCGEERLDNFLKSMAARQQDDDHTRVYVACLDAGPGIAGFYALNSHAIDATTLPPDQRRKLPSYPTIPAIYLSVVAVARDQQGNGLGKLLLADAFKRCVVVADQIGAHFIVLDALNERAAKLYRELGFVDLPGHEPRMLIKMEVVRRAIKT, encoded by the coding sequence ATGATCGATCGCGCTTTCCTCGCGCGCATCCGCATCGAGCCGCTCGATCGCAAGAAGCACGATCGGGCGGCTTTTTCGTGCGGCGAGGAGCGCCTCGATAATTTTCTCAAGAGCATGGCGGCGCGGCAACAGGACGATGACCACACTCGGGTCTATGTCGCCTGCCTCGATGCGGGCCCCGGCATAGCCGGCTTTTACGCTCTCAACTCACATGCGATCGACGCCACTACTCTCCCGCCAGATCAGCGCAGGAAGCTGCCGTCCTATCCGACGATCCCGGCAATCTATTTGTCAGTTGTAGCGGTAGCTCGCGACCAGCAGGGCAATGGGCTTGGAAAGCTGTTGCTTGCGGATGCTTTCAAGCGCTGCGTCGTGGTCGCCGATCAGATCGGCGCGCATTTCATTGTGCTCGATGCGCTCAACGAGCGCGCGGCCAAACTGTATCGGGAGCTTGGGTTTGTCGACCTGCCGGGTCACGAGCCGCGCATGCTGATCAAGATGGAGGTCGTGCGGCGGGCGATCAAAACCTGA